The genomic window ATGACACGACAATATTTCGGCACCGACGGCATCCGTGGCACGGTGGGCCAGGCCCCCATTACCCCTGACTTTGTGATGCGCCTGGCCCATGCCGTAGGCCGCGTCCTCAAACGGACGGAGGCCCGCCCCACGGTGCTGATTGGCAAAGACACCCGCATTTCCGGCTACATGCTGGAGAGTGCACTGGAAAGCGGGTTCAATTCCGCCGGTGTCGATGTGGTGCTGCTGGGGCCACTGCCCACACCGGGCGTGGCCTACCTGACGCGTGCACAGCGCGCCTCGCTGGGAGTGGTCATCAGCGCCAGCCACAACCCTTTTGCTGACAATGGCATCAAATTCTTCAGCGCCCAAGGCACCAAACTCTCTGACGCCTGGGAGCTGGCGGTAGAAGCCGCGGTGGAAGAGCCCCCCGTGTGGGCCGATTCGGCGTCGCTGGGCAAGACGCGGCGCCTGGACGATGCCGCTGGCCGTTATATCGAGTTTTGCAAGAGCACCTTTGCCAATGACCTGACCCTGAAAGGCATGCGCATAGTGGTGGATGCCGCCCACGGAGCGGCCTACCATATCGCGCCCAAGGTTTTCCACGAACTCGGTGCCGAGGTGGTTGCCATTGGCTGCACGCCCGACGGCCTGAACATCAACCATGACGTGGGTGCCACCCATCCCGCGGCACTGGTGGCTGCGGTCAAGGACCACCGGGCTGACTTTGGCGTGGCGCTGGATGGTGACGCCGACCGCCTGCAGGTGGTGGATGCACAGGGCCGCCTGTACAACGGCGACGAGCTGCTGTACCTGATGGCCGACGAGCGCTTGGGCCGCGACGAACACGTGCCCGGTGTGGTGGGCACGCTGATGACCAACATGGCGGTTGAAGTGGCGCTCAAGGCCCGTGGTGTGCAGTTTGTGCGGGCCAAGGTCGGTGACCGTTATGTGCTGGAAGAGCTGGAAAAGCACCACTGGATACTGGGCGGCGAAGGCTCGGGCCACTTGTTGGCGCTGGACAAACACACCACCGGTGACGGCCTGATATCGGCCCTGCAGGTGCTGCAGGCCCTGCAACGCAGCGGCAAGACACTGGCGCAGTTGCTGGCCGATGTAACGCTGTTCCCCCAAACCCTGATCAATGTGCGGCTCAAGCCCGGCCAGGACTGGAAGACCAATGTGCGCATGGAGCAGGAAACCCGCGCCGTGGTGGCCGAGCTGGGCGACACCGGCCGTGTCTTGATACGCCCCAGTGGCACCGAGCCCTTGCTGCGCGTGATGGTGGAGGCGCGCGACGCCGTGCAGGCCAAAACCTGCGCCCAGCGTATTGCCGACACCCTGGCCAGCTGAGAAACACGCCACATGACAAAAACGGATAACGCCACAGCCACACCGGTCTCCACCTCGGTCCAGGTGGTGCGCGCCGACTACGCCAACCCGGTCCACGCACAAGCCTTGGTGGACTTGCTCGATGCTTACGCCCGCGATCCCATGGGGGGAGCCCACCCCCTGAGCGACTTTGCCAAGGCCAACCTGGTGCAGGCACTGGCGGCGCGCCCCCAGGCCTACAGCGTGTTGGCCCTTGACGGTGAACATGCCATTGGACTGGTGAACTGCATCGAAGGATTCTCCACCTTTGCCTGCCGTCCCCTGGTCAATGTGCACGACGTGGCCGTGTTGGCCAGCCACCGCGGACGCAAAGTGGCGGAAAAGATGCTGGCCCTGGCGGAATCCATAGCGGTAGAGCGCGGCGCCTGCAAGCTGACACTGGAGGTGTTGTCTGGCAATACCGGCGCCTGCCGGCTCTACCAGCGGCTGGGATTTGCCAATTACCAGCTCGATCCCGCCATGGGACATGCACAATTTATGCAGAAGTGGTTAGACTGAGGGGCCACGCCCTGGTTTGACACCCTCCACAGAAGGGGGCTCAATAGTTTGGGCACCGTCAGGAGGGAGCCCCATGACTACGCCAAGCCACAAACAACCGATTGCGCTGGTTGAAGACGATCCGCTGATGGGATCGTTGGTTGTCCAGATGCTGGGTCTGCATGACCTGCCGACAGACCACTACCAGACTGGGTTTGCGTTCCTTAAAAGCAGCGCCTTGCAGAATTATGAGACCGCCATCCTGGACCTGTCCCTGCCCGATATCGACGGTTTTGATCTCATCGACGCATTGGCCGACCTCGCGACCCATATCGATCTGGTGCTCATCAGCGGACGCGGCCATGCCACCCTGGACAGTGCGCGCCTGGTGGCCGAGGGATTGGGCCACACCGTGCTGGCCACCCTGAACAAACCCTTTTCCAGCCAGGAGCTGTGCATGGCCCTCAAGCTGGAGGCAGCCTTTGCCCATACGACGCAAAGCAGCCCCTTCGCCTAGTCGTACCAGGCCCTCAGTGCCTCGGCGTGCAACTTGGCCCGCGCATCACCTGTGGGCACCCAGCGTGTGTGGCTGGCGGAAGCACGGCACAAAAAATCCAGCAGAGACAAATGCCTGCGCAGCACGCGGTGTTGGCGGTGGGCGATCAGCGGGTTGAAGATGCCTTTGAGCGAAAACACCTGGCGCGGGTTTTTCTTGATCCAGAGCCACGAACCCATCTCCAGCGTCAGCGGCAGGAACATGCGCGCTGGGTCCGTGCAGGCTTCCAGGTACAGGTAGTCCCAGATATCCCCATGGGCCAGGTATTGCAGGCTTTGCGGCTCGAACACATAGGGGTGGTGGCTGTAGGTTTGCAAAAACACGTCTTTGAGTGCCTGCATCTCCG from Rhodoferax sp. AJA081-3 includes these protein-coding regions:
- a CDS encoding response regulator; translation: MTTPSHKQPIALVEDDPLMGSLVVQMLGLHDLPTDHYQTGFAFLKSSALQNYETAILDLSLPDIDGFDLIDALADLATHIDLVLISGRGHATLDSARLVAEGLGHTVLATLNKPFSSQELCMALKLEAAFAHTTQSSPFA
- a CDS encoding GNAT family N-acetyltransferase, whose translation is MTKTDNATATPVSTSVQVVRADYANPVHAQALVDLLDAYARDPMGGAHPLSDFAKANLVQALAARPQAYSVLALDGEHAIGLVNCIEGFSTFACRPLVNVHDVAVLASHRGRKVAEKMLALAESIAVERGACKLTLEVLSGNTGACRLYQRLGFANYQLDPAMGHAQFMQKWLD
- the glmM gene encoding phosphoglucosamine mutase; protein product: MTRQYFGTDGIRGTVGQAPITPDFVMRLAHAVGRVLKRTEARPTVLIGKDTRISGYMLESALESGFNSAGVDVVLLGPLPTPGVAYLTRAQRASLGVVISASHNPFADNGIKFFSAQGTKLSDAWELAVEAAVEEPPVWADSASLGKTRRLDDAAGRYIEFCKSTFANDLTLKGMRIVVDAAHGAAYHIAPKVFHELGAEVVAIGCTPDGLNINHDVGATHPAALVAAVKDHRADFGVALDGDADRLQVVDAQGRLYNGDELLYLMADERLGRDEHVPGVVGTLMTNMAVEVALKARGVQFVRAKVGDRYVLEELEKHHWILGGEGSGHLLALDKHTTGDGLISALQVLQALQRSGKTLAQLLADVTLFPQTLINVRLKPGQDWKTNVRMEQETRAVVAELGDTGRVLIRPSGTEPLLRVMVEARDAVQAKTCAQRIADTLAS